TATGTACAGATTGATGTATGGTCGACCTACTCGGAGCACGCCACCCTCCGGCTTATCGGGGTGGCGATTCGTTTCATTGCCCCATTAATAGAAGCCCGGTCGCGGGCCAGGTTTTTAACAGTTAGTATCGCAAAACTTTTGATTGACCCTATTCTGAACTGCTTTCACAGCAGCAACTCTTGCAGCCGTGGCTGCCTTGTTCGCAGCAGCCACGGCCGTCTCCACCTTCTCGTCCACGTGACACAGGTGGATCGCACTTTCTGCCGTCTTTCTTGCAGCCTGCCATCATACGAGAAGAGGTAAAACATCAACATTGTGCAGAATACTCCCTCTCGTCTCACTCTAATTGACACATTTACACccgcacgagattttatgtaagTTAAGTTGAGAGTGTGCGTAAATTTAAAACTCATCCAAATTCTCATATATACCTGGACGGCGCGAAGAACTATGTCGGATGGAGGGGGGAGGGGCATCGTGAGGTTGCCACAGTCCCACTCGCCAGACCTGTTCATTCCGTTTCTGAACGTGTACATTCCGTAGCCTTGCTTGCGCCCCTCGTGCCACGACCCCTCGTAGCAGTGGCCGTTGGCGAAGTGGTAAGATCCGAAGCCGTGGATTTTGTCTCCGAAATACTCCCCACCATATCTATCTCCATTCCTATAGAAGCAAGAGCTTGATTTAGACTTTAGATCAGTCGAGCAAAAGGTGAAACAGAAACAGATCTTCAAGAAAATTGGTGGTTGATTTCTGGTGAAATTTCCTCCAACTGATTGACTGGTAAAGACAGAGACATCAAAGCTGTATAACAACTTGTGCATTATTCAACATCATTAATAACAATTTGCAAAACAAAATTTTTGGagtaaaatacacaatttagaCAGCTACTTCCCAGTTGAGCATCAAATCCAACTAATTCTATACAATTGAATCATGAGACCACATTATTCTAGTATAAGGTAAACcattaaacacacacacacacaacaacaACAAGCACAAATTCCATTTTGGGAAACAACAGATCATTATCTCATTTAATCTCAAAACCATCAAATTTCATACATTCAAGCCTGAAAACAAATTCAAGAATTGAGATTATGGAAAAACAAATTTTCGGAGTAAAACAGTAGCACTTCCTAATTGAGCATCAAATCCAACCAATTCTATACAATTGAATCATGAAACCAAATGATTATATAAGGTAAACATTaaacacacatatacacacacatcaAGCAcagatttttccattttgggacaTTATCTCATTTAATCATGTCTCATTCAAGCAAcacaaaatcatcaaattccaCACATTAAAGCCTGCAAACAAATTCAAGAACTGAGAATAGGGAAAAGGGATAtaacaaaaatcaaatctttaaccagaaagttttttttttctattttgggaaacAACAGATTATTATCTCATTTAATCATCACAAAACCATCAAATTGCACACACAAAATCCTCCAAACAAACTCAAGAACTTCAAATATGGAAAAAAAGACACAATAAAAATCGAATCTTTAACCTGAAATGGTAGCATCCAAGGCCATGCTTAACACCATACTTGAACTCCCCAACGTAACAGCTCCCATCCGCGCAAGTCTGCACTCCAACGCCATGGCTCTGTCCATTACACCACTCTCCGGCATATGAATCCCCCGTATAAAACTTGTACACGCCGTATCCATGGCGCATCCCTTGCTTATACTGCCCTCTATACTTACTCCCCTTCGCCCAGCTCTCAATCCCATACCCATCATACCTCCCATCAATCCAATCCCCTTCGTATTTCCCATTCACAACGAAGCTATAAACCCCACTCCCATTGCACTTCCCGTTGTGAAACTCACCCTCGTAGAAATCGCCATTGGTGTAACACTCCACACCTTCCCTCACCACAACAACCTCTTCATTCTCCTCCAATTCCTCAGAATTCGGCTCACCGATGAACCACTGCACCGGTTTGGCTTGACTCTTCGAGGTAAAACAGCAACAGGAAAGGCCCAATCTCCCATCACAGAGCCCCTTACACAAAACGAAGCTTCTCCCAATCAAAACCCTGTTTCTCGAAACGAGGAAGAGCAACACCGCGACGAGGATTAAGGCGAGGAGCAGATTCTCCGAGGTGGAGGCGCCGTCCCAGTTGAGAAAACCGTAGAGAAGAAGGAGGAGAAAGGCGAGAATCGGGAGGGGATTAGGTCGAACAGGTGGTGGGCGTGGATTTCGGTGAGGCTTCTGCTCCTCAAGGTCTACTATTTCTTGATCGGAATCAATCTCGCTCACTGATGAAAGGCTCTGAATCGAGGAACGGACGGTGGGGGAGGAGCGGAGCAGGGAAGAGTTGGTTCTAGTGAGCTTCAGCTGGCTTTTCTGACCGTCCATTTTTAGGCCGAGCTCCGCCGTTGGATGGATATATCTCCGGGGGTGGAATTCGGCGCCGGTATCATCTCCGGGGGAGCAGAGATTAGCGTAGAAGAGAGAAGAGTGTTTGTTGTTGCGTGGGTGAGAGAGGAAGAGTGTGTCTGaaatttttagagagagaaggaagagtttGAAGCTGCGGAAATGATCAGACTGGTCCGGGTTTTTTTGTAGAGGAGGAATATGGTGGGGCCATCTTCGTTTGATTGTGACCGTTGATCGAAGATCTACGGTTTAGATTGGTTGGAGATTCTCAGCCGTCGGATGGGGGAGGATGAAGAAGACGATGAGAACCAGATATTTTACCGAATAATGTTATTTATATTTACTTTgcgtattttttattttgcttttcattttttcttggCGGCGTAGTTTTATTGTGACAAAAAATTTTAAGATAAATTATAGTGCTAAGGAATCAtgaaattatgtaaattttgacttattttcaattttatgaaatagtACTGGGAATATATATTTTGGTGAAACTGTATATGTGATATGGAAGCTGAAAAATCATGcatgaacatcatcatcacatACGAGTTAGACAGACGATGATGTCTATTTATAAAGAAAACGTTGATGTGTGATTAAAAAATATCCACAATATAGTAGAAATTTACTCTTAAACCACTTATATTTTTTGTCATGGGAAAATTAAGAATAAATCCaaaaattttatactcctaatttcttgactgatttttttatagttttattaCGGATTGGAATTTTACCATGCTTCAATTTGGCTCAAAAGTATATAGGAAATAATAATCTCTTTGTTCTGATAAGAAGAATCTTACTTTGTACTGtctttataaatttatttttataaagaaaatatttattatctataATAAACttgaaatgaaatttttattgtaaaatttaAATGACAGAGATAAGATTTTTATTAGAGTGGGGAACGATTAGTGAATTTAAATCTAGGCAACATAATGGATCAtagtttaaaatttgaattctaAAAAATCATTTGAGTTCAATGTAGATTTGTATGCACTTATTACATTTGAACCCAATTTAGCAAGTATACATTTTTAGAGCGGTCAAATTGTCCAGTTAAATACATGTATTGTTAGTATTTTATAAAGTTCACATTTTTATAGCACATTTCATGTGATGtagataaaattttataaataacgACAAAATGCAACACGGTATAGTCTTCATATAATCATCCagtattaacttttttttcctttttccaacTTACTAAATCTACAATAAAATTTGTAACCCACAAAAATTGTTAACAATGTCAATGTGAATGGAGCAAACTATTTGGTCAGTTCACTATCGCTTAGTGCGATGACAATTAGGACGAGGATTAGTCCTTTAATTGTCGACCAGAGAAATATCTTGGGAAACCAAAAAAATAGTCTGAAGAACTATGTTAGATTAGAAAAATGTTTTTATATAtaagataataatattctaatataataTTCCACCCGTTTCGCTAATATATGTTTAATTTTGCAAGTGAGATAATAGTCATTTATATAATGAATCATGGTCAAATTTTGGTTGGTTTCAGAATGTTTGATGGTAAAATAATTAAACCACAAATTTTCAACTTTTATCCGTTGTTTCTTTCATGTGCAAAACGACATCTTGAGTGATGCTCAAaacaatattatttaattagaataagaaaataaaggaaatgaaaaaaaaaatttaatgaaatatCGCCGATATAAGCCTCACCAAAGGACCTAGTTTTGTGTACAAATGAGATAGTTAAAGAATATTGaaactttataatttaatattctgttttaaaatattattagaataattataatttgaaCAAACTTTTGTGATTTAAAAGACCGTTTGTCCCTTTGGCATTTTAGCATGTCAATTATTACTTGTCTCATTttagtatttttcattttataaatttattttattcatattcatCATAAATCTGAGATCCACGttccatcaattttttttatacatatataagtCTTCATACTCTTAATCATGGACTGAGTAGTGAATTTTGAATCTAGGCAATGATAATAGAtcacaatttaaaatttgaatctaACAAATAAGTGcactttttttccatttttgacCATACACTCTTGGTTACAATGAATGTGCCCTAAAATCAATTGAGTTCATTGAAAATTTATTGAAAGGATCCAATTGAGTATACTTTTTAACTTATTTATAAAGTTAACATGCAGTACTTACTTATTTTATAAAGTTTATATGCATATTTCATGTGTATATGCATAATATTTAGAAATAACGACAAAATGCAAAACTATGTAGCATAGTGTAATAcaactatttaaaaaatatgaaattataataATTGTATATAATGTAAAGTACTACTACCTCATAAGTGCAAAACGTTCTTATATATCggaaaataatactactagtgtTTGATTGAATTATGAATTAATTATGTATCTTTTTCTAGTAGTATTTAAGGAAATTGCTATACGTTTTCTTGCAGTACAAAATTTGGTAATAAAGTGTTACCAATTATGGTAAATTCATTTGGGacgaaaatttattttaaaaaattaaggtGTCGTGTAATGTGAGCTTCTAAATAAGTAGAGATAGATGAGTTTACTTTTACAATTTATTTCAAGAATTATGAATGGTttggagaaagaaagaaaaaaaggatttcttatttaaaaataaaatttgattcaATAAAGAATTCAATGGTAACAAGATTAATATAAAACATTATTGCCATTGTTATCATTTCTTCAGCAGCAGCTTCTCCTTCATCCTCACCACTGCGCTTCGAAGAGTCTCTTCATCTTTGCAGAAGGTAAACCTCACCAGATTCTTCCCCTCCTCGGGATCGAGGTAAAACACGCTCGTCGGGATGGCGACGACGCCGACTTCCTTGATCAGATACTCGCAGAAGGCGACGTCGTTTTCCATCCCGAATGGCGTGTGATCCACCACCACGAAGTAGGTCCCGCTCGACGGGAAGACCGTGAATCCCACGGACTCGAGGCCGTCCACCAGGATCTTCTTCTTCGCGGCGTAGTCGCGCCTCAGCTCCTCATAGTACGACTCGGGCGCCCGGAGGGCGGCGGACGCCGCGTGCTGCATCGGCGTGGACGTCGCGAACGTGAGGAACGCGTGCGCCTGCCGCACCCCCCACATCAGGTGCGGGGGAGCTATCGCCCACCCGATCTTCCACCCGGTCAGCGAGAACGTCTTCCCGAGCGAATTTAGAGTCACGGTCCGCTCATACATCCCGGGGAGCGAGGCGATGGAGACATGGTCCATCTCGAAGGCCAGCTTGTCGTACACTTCGTCGGAGAACACGAGCACGTCGTGCTCCGCACACAGCGAAGAGATGGCTTCGAGCTCCTCCCTCGTAAACATTTTCCCTGTCGGGTTGTGCGGAGTGTTCATCAGGATGGCGCGAGTGTCCTTCGTGACAGCAGACTTCAGCTCGTCGATCGGGACCGAGAAGTTCGGAGGCTTTAGGGTGATGGACTTAATTTGAGCGCCAGCCATCGACAGGGTAGCTTCGTAGGAGTCGTAGAATGGGGCAAATACCACAACCTCATCACCGGGGTTTATGAGCCCTAGAATCGTTGCAGCAATTGCTTCCGTGCATCCGGAGGTGACTGTAACTTCCTTCTCCGGATCAACCACGAGACCGGTGTCCAGCTTGAAACGATCAGCCACAGCCGAGTTCAAATCAGGAACCCCATATCCACGAGCATACTGATTTTTACCAGCTCGAATGGCCTCGATAGCAGCTTCTTTCACAAACTCCGGACCATCGAAATTGGGGAAGCCCTGTCCGAGATTGATAGCACCGTGCTTAATCGCGAGGCTGCTCATTTGCGTGAAAATTGTTGTTTTGAACTTCTCCAACCGCTTTGCAATCTGAGAAAAAGAGCCGGAAAAGGGAAATCGATACGCGATAAGGATATTCAAGAGCAACAACACGAGATAATCCAAAGGTATAGAAATATGCAAACAATGAAGCCTTCAAGCATAATAAACCAACTCAAACACAAGTGAGcttttttttacaattcataagaTCAAAACTCCATCTATCTCACTTTCTTTTCCAGTATGTCCTAACAAAGATATCAAATTTTcatttcataataaataaaacatcGTTAATACATTCAACCAACAATGGCTCATAAAATCACGTGCCACCCAACAGATGTCTTAaccgggacggagggattatGCTATACGGAATCCCCAAATTCACAGTTAAAGACACTTAGACTCGAAGCAAAAGCAAATCATCACTATCCATCTAAAGCGTTTTTTAAATTACACAGTCCGATTTAGCCATTTGGGTCCATCCAGCATAACTCGATCTTGGTTCATCACAAAGcaatctcacattccactaactttttcaactatgTTTCTTGAAACCCGAGCTGTCAAAAAGTAGGACACATAATCGCGAACATATGAATCTCTACTGATGCTTAGTCATATAGGAATCTCCACTCATAAATCTGAACCTAAATCACTGAATCTTACATCTCTCCAAAGTTCTAAAAACCACATTATAAGCTGGATATTGAGAATCATGCATAAAAAAGGTGAACCTTTCTCTTTCAATCAAcaaaattgaaactaaaaacaaTACAAACTGGTCGATATCTCAGAACAAATCTATCAAATTAGTGAATTACAACCAACCAATTCGTAAAGCAGCCATAAATTCGCACATTTTCCCGGATTTCCCAAAGCTCAAAATGTCAATTCCGCCACGCAATTAGAAACGAAAAAGGGAAGGGGAGAGACCTGCAGAGGGCGAGTGGGTGAGTTCTGAGACGAATCGACTTGAGCTGAAAcgggctgctgctgctgctgctgctgctgagtAGTGGAAATCGAGGAGGCCATGATTTGGGGAATCCTCCTCTTAGCTGCAGAGATTCCCAACTTTACGCCTTTGTTATTGGACAGTATTAGGTTAAAAGTGAGGGGTTTGAGCAATTGCGGTCTCAGCATTTTGTGGGAAGATGAACTGGAGTGGAGCATCAGCATCAATCTATGAATTTGACCTATAAATTTGGGGCTTAGTTAACACTCTCTTTCACTTTCTCATTTGGGGATTCTTCAAAATGTGTGGGGTTTGTTTTTAGTTACGATGCTTCAGAGTCGTCATTGATTTGTATCCAGatttgaattgaaaaaaaaaataaaacatcttaCAGATCAAGTTGTATTTTATCCAATCAAAAGCTAAATAAcgcatttttcttttttggaaatATCTATATaattaacacattttctaaaaataaaatattattatctatacttcattctctctcactttattactccatttctctacttaattcataaaataaaattaaagcaaCATAAGAAATGTTCCATTTAAGGGTACTACTTCTATTTAAGGGTAACTTAGATTTACAACTGTAGTTTGCAACTTAACGCTATCTGAAGCCAGATTGAGGTTCATAAATCCCAAAACAAAACCAGAGCACTCACAAATTTGGACATTCTCTTGGGAATAATTGCAAATTGTactaaaattatgatttaacttgcagaaaatcatgaaatttatcaaaaatcaATCAGAAAGTTACAATCACCAATATAGTGTACGCAGTAGATTTATTATTTAACATAATAACACAGAAATATAATAATACGAGTCAGCAGAAAACATCCATGGCTTCATATTAACTCAGGTAGACTCAAAAACAAACTCCGGCAACACACCAAATGGCATATAACTAAAACATAGTCCCTTGATGAACAACCACACTCCCTCTCCGTCGACTTTCACCTTCACCGCCGACCCTTGCCTACAGCTCCATGACAACGCCTTCTTTCCAGGAGGAGGACGACGATGCTGTTAGTGAAAATACGAACTAACGTACATCCTCGCCTCGATGTCAATGGGGCCGTCGTCCCCGCCAACAGCGTGCAATGCAACAGGAATCGTTGACAGGAGATGCAGAGTGAGGGGGAAGAAAACAGGCTCACAATCTGTAGCATCTCCGTATGTCTGTGACTCTCCCTCGACAGGGCTCACCAGCAGAGCAACTTCCTCAACTGTCTTGCTGCTCCTTCCTGGACTGCTTTTCTTGTTTGAACGCTTGTGCGAGTGGCTGAGCACCAGGGTGGATGTGGCATCCAGCCACTCTGCTGTTATCCCGTCAACTTCGTCGTAGTATATACGTCGCTCAATCTGCCAGAAAGTAGCACGTGAAAATTAGCAACCCAGATAGACAATTTCTCAAGTAGATGTCTATTATATAAACACGAGAGCAAGACGAGGTGAAATGCCAAGAACTTACAGCCAGCTTGGTAATGTATATAGACATAAATCTCGGTCCAAGACCTAAAACTCTGGCTTCAGAAATAAGTATCTGCCAAGAAGTAATAAATGGAATACATCAAGCAGTCAGTGCACAAAAACGATCTGGAATGCAATAAAAGATTATGAGGGAAAGAATAGTGACACGGCGCTATGTTCATAATGGATGACATGTGAAAGAAAATTATACCTGCTTCTTTTTAAGCAAAAGCCACATGTAGAGCTTGTCAGTAGAATCCTTCACGTGTCTGGCAGCTCGCTCTCTCTCATTGCAATGGGCAGCCACATCAGAAAGAGTTTGTGGAATCCCATATATTGCTGCTTCAGCAAACAAAGCATCTCGAGCTTCAGTTGCTTCAATTTCATCTTTGTCAAAGTGCACGCCAGTGAAGCATCTCCCCAGTTTTTCCTCTTTGGCTATGTTTCTCAGCACTCTTATCCTATTCAAGTAAACATCTTCAGCTTTTAGAGCTGCAGCCAACGTGCGGTGTACCACAATGTCAGGGTAACGACGCAGAGGAGAAGTGAAGTGCGTGTATAAAGGAACTGCGAGCGCGTAGTGACCATGATCATTACTGTCCTCGAATTCTCCACTGCAAAAGTACGAGGCCAGTTGCATTGGCCTTGCAGCATAGGACATAAGGATATCACACAAAACCGAATCATCCCCAACTTCTCCCCTGATATGCTCCAATGAACGATGGAGTTGGGCAGATGAAGAAACATCCAGTTTTATACCATGTTTGTTACAGAAGGCCTGGAAGTCTCTAAGTTTGCGAGGATTAGGTTTGGGGTGCCTTCTCagtagagcagaagatggataTGCTCTGGTAATCACTTCCGCAGCTGTTCTATTGGCCAAGAGCATAAACTCTTCGACAAGACTGTTTGAGTCCTTGCGCTCAGAAAACACAGTATCATATGGTACGCCTTCTTCatcaaacaaataaacaacTTTTGGGCTTTCAAGAGACAAAGCCCCATCATCAAACCTATTCCTCCTTAATAATCTTGAGATCCGGTGAAGCCTTTTCACAGATTCAATTACGTCAGACCATTCAAATTGACCATATAAATTAGGCCAAGGCTTCACTGTTTGACTACAATTATGAACGTCAAACACACCATCGATAATTTCTTGAGCATGCTCATACGAGAGCTTGCAACAAGACCGTATGATGGTACGGCCAATCCAATGCTCTAGAATTTCACCACTAGAATTCATGTCCCAAATAATAGAGAATGAAAGCCTATCCACTCCAGGGTTGAGGGAGGCTACATCATCCAAAAGCTtagggggcagcattggcaatTTACGCAGCAATAAGTAAACACTGGTGGATCGAATCAGGGCATCAGTGTCTAGAGCTGTATCGGGCaaaacaaaataggaaacaTCAGCTATATGAACCCCCACCCTGAAATTACCATCTTGCAACATTTCTACTGATAATGCATCATCAAGATCAGTAGCAGTTGAAGGATCTATGGTGAAAATACACAAATTTCTTAAGTCTCTTCTGCTTTGCAATTCTGCCTCTGGTATTTCCCAAGGGATGTGTGGAAGACACGAGATTACTTCAGAAGAAAATTCAGAAGCATCAATTgcattttcaaataaaattgcaGCAATCTGAGCTTCAGCATCACTGCCTCTTCCAAAAATTTGAACAACACAGGCATCTGGGATATAACTTTCTTCAGCCCAACTAACCACTTTGGCAGCAACTAGATCGGACTCAATTGTCAAATCACCAGCTTCCAAACGTTTCCTGATGCTTGCTGGCAGGTTTATGATGGAGACCGTCATTTTGGTGAGTTTCGGATCAGTTGGCGTCAATAAAACATACCCTTGATTGATTTCCGGTTGATATTTGTTCTTCTTGGAGTTCTTTTTTTTACTCGCTCTACTGTAAAGCCACTGCTTCACACTCAAGAAACCAACGATATAGTCCCTTCGAATAGACCTTTCAATGATAGCAACAACTGAACCAGTTGGTCTTTTTGATGGATACAAACCTGTTAAGGCACACAACTTCTCCAATGAAACCCTTGAGTCATGGGCATCACCAAGACAAGACTGCATGGAAGAATCAGATGTAGATAGTTGACAGCCACCAACATAGCCTTCACTcaacacttcatttttattgcTATAGTTATGCGAGGTTTCACCAGGACAAGACTCATCGTCCTGAGAGGCACCACCTTTAGCAACAAATCCATTGTTACTGGAAAAGCCATTCTGGGGCTCCACATCTAAATTACATTTTCCACTCGAACGAACTTGGGCATGCCTACGACCATCATGTAAATTGTTGTCTGGTTCAGCATTATTCGTAGTTTCAACTGACCCCTTCATTCTCGGCCACAATGATGGTGAATCAATGGCAATAGCAACAGTATCTCCATCAATCTACAACAAGTTGAAGTCAAGAAATTGGAATAACAATTACAGGTTAAGGAAATTTTGGAAACATGTGGCAACTAGTAGCACTTTTAACATGCACTTTGAATACAAAAAAGCACATGCAATAATAATACTGATGAGATATAACAAATGTGCATCATAATTGCTGTATAATGATTTCAAAATAAGGCAGAAAACTTTTTTCCCAGAGTCCTAGGCAACTTCAATTTGATTTTAGAGCGATACAGAATCTTACTCACAGAGCCAACCAATAGTCCAGTACGATTTTAGCAGAAACTACAAGCCTTCTCTTTGCAGAGAATGGCAATCACTATAGTTATTTATTAGGCAAGTTCAAATTTTAAAGATACAAGTTTCAGTATCACAGGGTAGACAAACAGCTCCTGCATACATTAAAAACTGTTTACTCtatttagaaagaaaaaatggatAAGAAGACTAATTAACATGTAAATCATGAAGCAGAATTCACATACAAAGTGACATCTAGTATTCAATTTCTGCAGACAATTTCATGACATATATGGAGAAAAGGGTAAAGAAGAGAATATATACTCGTTCTAGCAGGAGTTTTCAGATAGCGCTAATCAAATTAAGGAAAACTTACAGCTCTATTTTGAGCCACCACGTTGCTAATGAGAATATCTGTTTGGACGCCATCGATCTTGCAGTAGGcctataattaaaaaaaattaaaagctCAACACCTCACATGTCATGGTCAACTGCATACAATCACAGTGAACAGAACCAAAGCAAGTTGTAGAACAAACCTCAAGCCTATTATGAGCATTGACACGAAACTCAGCCTTCAACAACTCCCCTTTCTGCACAAAGAAAAGTAGCACCATTATGACAAGAGGGGATAACATGGCTGTCCTGAAAAAACCTGATATGCATTAAACACAACCAACCTTTAGTGCTTTATCTGTAGCATCCGAGGACCAATGAGGAGGAAAATATGTCCGACGCGCCAGAGAATCAATCGGCCGTGCAATCAACACAGGTCCAACAGGCTCTTCACTAGAAGCAGGCTCAGGCACTGGACTGAGAGATAACGGTTCCTCGCCTGTAGGAGGAACTGATTGCTGATTCATAAGATTCTCATCCGTAGCTAGTTCGTCTACATGTTTTGAGGCAATCAATCCAGTGCCTACATTACTTTCTTGAGGCGGTTGATGATGCCTGTCTGACACCATATGATGCGATGAAGCGCTAGATGCATCCAGATCAGCCTCACCCACTGCATAAAAAACCACAAATATCATAAGCATCAAAACAGCAGACTAATTTTCTCAAATCTACGAAAACATAAACACAAAGAATATGAAAACATTCCGGGATTTCTTGGCAGTGACAAGTAATACTAGCACACAGTGGCTTCTTATATAATACTATTTCGTATGCTTTCATAACctaatacaataaaatttacAACCTAATTGGtctaaaacagaaaataaaagaagCGGAATTTGATAGCTATAAACATCTTTGACGGCAGcattatgacaagattccaatTTCAGCCAATTTTCAAGTTAATCTCAGAAAAATGA
This sequence is a window from Salvia splendens isolate huo1 chromosome 5, SspV2, whole genome shotgun sequence. Protein-coding genes within it:
- the LOC121803600 gene encoding probable N-succinyldiaminopimelate aminotransferase DapC, which codes for MLMLHSSSSSHKMLRPQLLKPLTFNLILSNNKGVKLGISAAKRRIPQIMASSISTTQQQQQQQQPVSAQVDSSQNSPTRPLQIAKRLEKFKTTIFTQMSSLAIKHGAINLGQGFPNFDGPEFVKEAAIEAIRAGKNQYARGYGVPDLNSAVADRFKLDTGLVVDPEKEVTVTSGCTEAIAATILGLINPGDEVVVFAPFYDSYEATLSMAGAQIKSITLKPPNFSVPIDELKSAVTKDTRAILMNTPHNPTGKMFTREELEAISSLCAEHDVLVFSDEVYDKLAFEMDHVSIASLPGMYERTVTLNSLGKTFSLTGWKIGWAIAPPHLMWGVRQAHAFLTFATSTPMQHAASAALRAPESYYEELRRDYAAKKKILVDGLESVGFTVFPSSGTYFVVVDHTPFGMENDVAFCEYLIKEVGVVAIPTSVFYLDPEEGKNLVRFTFCKDEETLRSAVVRMKEKLLLKK
- the LOC121804382 gene encoding DIS3-like exonuclease 2, giving the protein MGSLIAESSAVSSHTDDFLVDSDMKDSKKKKRRARKSKQSPSVGEADLDASSASSHHMVSDRHHQPPQESNVGTGLIASKHVDELATDENLMNQQSVPPTGEEPLSLSPVPEPASSEEPVGPVLIARPIDSLARRTYFPPHWSSDATDKALKKGELLKAEFRVNAHNRLEAYCKIDGVQTDILISNVVAQNRAIDGDTVAIAIDSPSLWPRMKGSVETTNNAEPDNNLHDGRRHAQVRSSGKCNLDVEPQNGFSSNNGFVAKGGASQDDESCPGETSHNYSNKNEVLSEGYVGGCQLSTSDSSMQSCLGDAHDSRVSLEKLCALTGLYPSKRPTGSVVAIIERSIRRDYIVGFLSVKQWLYSRASKKKNSKKNKYQPEINQGYVLLTPTDPKLTKMTVSIINLPASIRKRLEAGDLTIESDLVAAKVVSWAEESYIPDACVVQIFGRGSDAEAQIAAILFENAIDASEFSSEVISCLPHIPWEIPEAELQSRRDLRNLCIFTIDPSTATDLDDALSVEMLQDGNFRVGVHIADVSYFVLPDTALDTDALIRSTSVYLLLRKLPMLPPKLLDDVASLNPGVDRLSFSIIWDMNSSGEILEHWIGRTIIRSCCKLSYEHAQEIIDGVFDVHNCSQTVKPWPNLYGQFEWSDVIESVKRLHRISRLLRRNRFDDGALSLESPKVVYLFDEEGVPYDTVFSERKDSNSLVEEFMLLANRTAAEVITRAYPSSALLRRHPKPNPRKLRDFQAFCNKHGIKLDVSSSAQLHRSLEHIRGEVGDDSVLCDILMSYAARPMQLASYFCSGEFEDSNDHGHYALAVPLYTHFTSPLRRYPDIVVHRTLAAALKAEDVYLNRIRVLRNIAKEEKLGRCFTGVHFDKDEIEATEARDALFAEAAIYGIPQTLSDVAAHCNERERAARHVKDSTDKLYMWLLLKKKQILISEARVLGLGPRFMSIYITKLAIERRIYYDEVDGITAEWLDATSTLVLSHSHKRSNKKSSPGRSSKTVEEVALLVSPVEGESQTYGDATDCEPVFFPLTLHLLSTIPVALHAVGGDDGPIDIEARMYVSSYFH
- the LOC121803601 gene encoding uncharacterized protein LOC121803601; translated protein: MDGQKSQLKLTRTNSSLLRSSPTVRSSIQSLSSVSEIDSDQEIVDLEEQKPHRNPRPPPVRPNPLPILAFLLLLLYGFLNWDGASTSENLLLALILVAVLLFLVSRNRVLIGRSFVLCKGLCDGRLGLSCCCFTSKSQAKPVQWFIGEPNSEELEENEEVVVVREGVECYTNGDFYEGEFHNGKCNGSGVYSFVVNGKYEGDWIDGRYDGYGIESWAKGSKYRGQYKQGMRHGYGVYKFYTGDSYAGEWCNGQSHGVGVQTCADGSCYVGEFKYGVKHGLGCYHFRNGDRYGGEYFGDKIHGFGSYHFANGHCYEGSWHEGRKQGYGMYTFRNGMNRSGEWDCGNLTMPLPPPSDIVLRAVQAARKTAESAIHLCHVDEKVETAVAAANKAATAARVAAVKAVQNRVNQKFCDTNC